One Panicum virgatum strain AP13 chromosome 9K, P.virgatum_v5, whole genome shotgun sequence genomic region harbors:
- the LOC120650309 gene encoding sec-independent protein translocase protein TATA, chloroplastic-like, with amino-acid sequence MGIAVVAPVAAASSSYLGAPPRRAAAPARAHVSAAGMSARASFGTGLAGAAASVAARPRRRAGSGGGGALGCKCLFGLGVPELAVIAGVAALVFGPKQLPEIGRNIGKTVKSFQQAAKEFETELKKEPGEGGDEPPPATPTAVGDGEEKKGA; translated from the exons atgggGATAGCCGTGGTCGCTCCCgtcgcggcggcctcctcctcctaccTCGGGGCGCCGCCGAGGCGCGCCGCAGCGCCGGCGCGCGCCCACGTCTCGGCCGCCGGGATGTCCGCGAGGGCGTCTTTCGGGACCGGGCTCGCGGGGGCGGCCGCGTCGGTGGCCgcgcggccgaggaggagggccggctcggggggcggcggggcgctcGGGTGCAAGTGCCTGTTCGGGCTCGGGGTGCCTGAGCTCGCGGTtatcgccggcgtcgccgcgcTCGTGTTCGGGCCCAAGCAGCTCCCCGAGATCGGCCGCAACATCGGCAAGACCGTCAAGAGCTTCCAGCAG GCGGCTAAGGAGTTTGAAACTGAACTGAAGAAAGAGCCTGGGGAAGGCGGCGATGAGCCCCCGCCTGCAACCCCCACGGCGGTAGGCGATGGGGAGGAGAAAAAGGGGGCTTGA
- the LOC120650308 gene encoding protein OSB2, chloroplastic-like, with amino-acid sequence MAILAVASLLKTLNPSPAGHRNRRLSSSLLRLPPPVPRGRRPRCSARYGGPAAPPTTTTRPAEIPWSRELCNSVRLIGTVGTEVELRQLPSGSAVARGRLAVWKSATETTWVTLQFWDDLAHVASEHVKKGDRIYVSGRLVSDTVDEGPEKRHVYYKVAVQELNFIESMQPVRLYEPEASQDTPGGRRGDYFDSTSSSTEDNNRDNISSSRSTEELWQAFFANPLEWWDNRTNKKNPRYPDFKHKHTGEALWIDGRNNPNWVVSQLAVLDSRMGSLQDNERKPVSYMYADEFMTLDGNR; translated from the exons ATGGCTatcctcgccgtcgcctccctgctcaaaaccctaaaccctagccccgCGGGCCACCGCAACAGGCGCCTCTCCTCTTCCCtgctccgcctcccgccgccggtgccACGAGGGCGCCGCCCCCGGTGCTCCGCGCGGTACGGAGggcccgcggcgccgcccacgacgacgacgcggcccGCGGAGATACCTTGGAGCAGGGAGCTCTGCAACTCGGTGCGGCTCATCGGAACGGTGGGCACCGAGGTCGAACTGCGTCAGCTGCCCAGCGGCTCCGCCGTCGCGAGGGGTCGCCTCGCCGTCTGGAAGTCGGCCACCGAGACTACATG GGTGACTCTACAATTTTGGGATGACCTGGCTCATGTGGCCTCTGAGCATGTGAAGAAGGGTGACCGGATATATGTTTCAGGACGGCTTGTGTCAGATACTGTTGATGAGGGGCCTGAGAAGCGGCATGTTTACTACAAG GTTGCAGTTCAAGAGTTAAATTTCATCGAGTCCATGCAGCCTGTTCGATTATATGAACCAGAGGCAAGCCAGGATACCCCAG GTGGAAGGCGTGGTGATTATTTTGATTCTACCTCTAGTTCAACTGAGGATAACAATAGGGATAATATCAGTTCTTCTCGATCAACTGAAGAGCTGTGGCAGGCCTTCTTTGCTAATCCACTTGAGTGGTGGGATAACAGGACAAATAAG AAGAACCCAAGGTATCCAGATTTCAAGCATAAGCACACTGGTGAAGCCCTGTGGATTGATGGGAGGAACAACCCCAACTGGGTTGTATCTCAGCTGGCAGTTTTGGACTCAAGAATGGGTTCTCTGCAAGACAATGAGAGAAAACCAGTCTCCTATATGTATGCGGACGAGTTCATGACATTGGACGGCAATCGATAG